The following proteins are encoded in a genomic region of Cyclonatronum proteinivorum:
- a CDS encoding alpha/beta hydrolase, producing MYHIPRFPAFSAFIISLALLTSCTTIEISERDAFDNHPTVTPQSYTSEHFTLTEYAVPTADGETLNAWHLKREDALGTVLYFGGNGFLLVKALPWIQAYEQLPVNLLLFDYRGYGLSTGSPSVEGLFTDARTMHTFLTSELGASPDRILLHGHSMGSLVAGRMLSELNPAGYIMESPISEVRDWTRRLVPWLLRPFIRLSFDEVITAQNNIDRVSASTAPALFITGTDDQITPMRMAKELHDVSASTVNTLYLVEGGGHNDLPTFDTYGEALLKFMTEVFETPAP from the coding sequence ATGTACCATATTCCCCGGTTTCCGGCTTTTTCAGCTTTCATCATATCACTCGCGCTTCTGACATCCTGCACGACCATCGAAATCAGCGAGCGCGACGCATTTGATAATCACCCAACCGTTACCCCGCAAAGCTATACGTCTGAGCATTTTACACTCACTGAATACGCTGTCCCCACGGCAGACGGGGAAACCTTAAACGCTTGGCACCTGAAGCGGGAGGACGCCCTGGGTACGGTCTTATACTTTGGCGGAAACGGCTTCCTGTTGGTTAAAGCGCTGCCCTGGATTCAGGCCTACGAGCAGCTACCGGTTAACCTTTTGCTTTTTGATTACCGCGGGTATGGACTAAGCACAGGCAGTCCTTCCGTTGAAGGACTGTTCACAGACGCCCGAACCATGCACACGTTTCTTACCAGTGAGCTTGGAGCTTCTCCTGATCGTATTCTGCTTCACGGACACTCAATGGGCAGTTTGGTTGCAGGTCGCATGCTCAGCGAACTAAACCCGGCGGGATATATCATGGAAAGTCCGATTTCAGAAGTACGCGACTGGACCCGCCGGCTTGTACCCTGGCTACTGAGACCGTTCATTCGTTTAAGCTTCGATGAAGTCATAACCGCGCAAAACAACATTGACAGGGTTTCAGCGAGCACAGCTCCGGCCCTGTTTATCACCGGCACGGACGATCAGATTACCCCCATGCGCATGGCGAAAGAACTTCATGACGTTTCCGCTTCAACGGTCAATACATTGTATTTGGTGGAAGGAGGCGGTCACAACGACCTGCCAACTTTTGACACTTACGGGGAAGCACTGCTTAAATTTATGACAGAGGTGTTTGAAACGCCGGCTCCATGA
- a CDS encoding type II toxin-antitoxin system HipA family toxin, with translation MLDPDLQWYSGPQYPLESNPNFGLFLDSMPDTWGRTLMKKREAILKQKSERKNRLDDTDFLLGVYDEARMGGFRFKTDEDGPFLGFDKANAIPPITDVRELQSGAQLVESDDDSEEVRKWLRILLAPGSSLGGARPKSSVKDENGELWIAKFPSRQDTSDVGAWEYIAWILAKKAGISVPEARVEKVTGQHHTFFTKRFDRERGTRIHFASAMTLTGHFEAEIRDKKPSYLELAECIQYNCVNPLEDLKELWRRIVFNVAISNTDDHLRNHAFLLDENGWRLSPAYDMNPSVDKSGLALNIDLFRNSLDFELVRSIGSYFSLSNKDMKLIMEEVTEAVEGWKTEAVNLGIPRAQLSIMEPAFQTPLS, from the coding sequence GTGTTGGATCCTGATCTTCAATGGTATTCCGGACCTCAGTACCCGCTTGAATCCAATCCGAATTTTGGTCTCTTTTTAGATTCCATGCCTGACACATGGGGACGAACCCTCATGAAAAAAAGGGAAGCAATCCTTAAGCAGAAAAGTGAACGGAAAAACCGGCTGGATGACACCGATTTCCTGCTGGGTGTTTATGACGAAGCCAGAATGGGGGGCTTCAGGTTTAAAACTGACGAAGATGGGCCATTTCTGGGTTTTGACAAAGCCAATGCGATTCCACCCATTACGGATGTTAGGGAGCTTCAGTCAGGGGCGCAGTTGGTTGAATCTGATGATGACTCTGAAGAAGTCAGAAAGTGGCTCCGTATTCTGCTGGCCCCTGGCTCATCTCTTGGAGGGGCAAGGCCAAAATCATCCGTTAAAGATGAAAACGGAGAACTATGGATTGCTAAATTTCCCTCAAGGCAGGATACTTCTGACGTTGGTGCCTGGGAGTATATCGCCTGGATACTCGCAAAAAAAGCGGGAATCAGCGTACCTGAAGCAAGGGTGGAAAAGGTAACAGGTCAGCATCATACTTTTTTCACCAAGCGCTTTGACCGCGAAAGGGGAACAAGAATCCATTTCGCTTCAGCGATGACGCTGACCGGGCATTTTGAAGCTGAGATACGCGACAAGAAACCAAGCTATCTGGAATTAGCGGAGTGCATTCAATATAACTGTGTGAATCCACTGGAAGACCTCAAAGAGCTATGGCGCAGGATCGTATTTAATGTTGCCATATCGAATACTGACGACCATTTACGGAATCATGCTTTCTTACTTGATGAAAATGGCTGGCGCCTCTCACCGGCTTATGATATGAATCCATCCGTTGATAAATCCGGGCTGGCGCTTAATATTGATCTCTTCCGGAATAGCCTTGATTTTGAGCTTGTTCGCAGCATTGGAAGTTATTTCAGCTTGTCTAATAAAGACATGAAGCTGATTATGGAAGAAGTTACTGAAGCCGTTGAGGGTTGGAAAACTGAAGCTGTAAATCTGGGAATTCCCAGAGCGCAGCTTAGCATCATGGAGCCGGCGTTTCAAACACCTCTGTCATAA